A stretch of the Chlorobiota bacterium genome encodes the following:
- a CDS encoding vitamin B12-dependent ribonucleotide reductase, whose translation MKIKRIFTQTGRNVYDMFEYANRSSILRNTNGSVVFEMNNVEVPKNWSQVATDILAQKYFRKAGVPLQDENGNPILDPKGNQVLGAENSIKQVAHRLGGCWTHWGREHDYFDSEDDAITFYDEIVFMLMSQMVAPNSPQWFNTGLAYSYGITGSSQGHYYVDPKLRKLKRSDDSYTHPQPHACFIQSVSDDLVNEGGIFDLVTREARIFKYGSGTGTNFSSVRGTNEPLSGGGQSSGLMSFLKVNDRAAGAVKSGGTTRRAAKMVILNIDHPDIEEFISWKMNEEQKVAALVAGSKICNKFLNEIIEVALKEGTDYSNQNSNLNKIIQRSLNRGIPLNYIVRVLNLVEQGETSIDFKEFDTHYEGEAYNTVSGQNSNNSIRVTNDFMQAVEEDGSWHLTTRTDGKVIKTLKAKLLWNKINFAAWSCADPGLQYHTTINEWHTCPADGEINASNPCSEYLFLDDTACNLASINLAHFYDWENRVFKIENYKHSIRLWTIVLEISVLMAQFPSKEVAQRSYDFRTLGLGYANLGTVLMTAGIPYDSEVGRAWAGAITAILTGESYSTSAEMAKDHGPFPKYKHNAENMLRVIRNHRRASYNVNSNEYEGLTITPQGIIQDLCPQDLLASARECWDRALSLGQKYGFRNAQVSVLAPTGTIGLVMDCDTTGVEPDFAIVKFKKLAGGGYFKIVNQSVNKALQMLGYTDVQINSIEKFCKGHGTLVGCPHINRLTLRERGFKDDKIQIIESQLDSVFDLKFAFNKWTLSEEFLEGLGFTKEQYDDYSFNLLEEIGFTHNQIEEANNYVCGMMTIEGAPGLRTEHLPIFDCASKCGKYGMRFINYMGHVKMMSVTQPFITGAISKTINMPTEATIKEVEIVYLQSWKLMIKAIALYRDGSKLSQPLNSISDTGLIDEVTLFDLIGSEDNWDENVGAAQINEKIIEKVYHRAERRRLPKRRHGFVREATVGGHKVFIRTGEYEDGTLGEIFIDMYKEGASFKGLMNCFAVLASKALQFGMPLEKMVDSFTFTRFEPSGPVFGHEAIKNATSIIDYVFRAIGYEYLGREDFVHVKAVDENTSTLDINGITNGNINTSDSKIPTKLSPGQELYAKHSTTTKSEKMNEVLTVDKVQKRKKILDNDKTKIAITQGYTGEQCSNCSSMRVKQNGACHVCDDCGTTSGCS comes from the coding sequence ATGAAAATCAAACGCATTTTTACTCAAACAGGCAGAAATGTTTATGATATGTTTGAGTATGCAAATCGCTCAAGTATTTTAAGAAACACAAATGGTTCGGTTGTCTTTGAAATGAACAATGTGGAAGTACCTAAAAATTGGTCACAAGTTGCAACCGATATTTTAGCACAGAAATATTTCAGAAAAGCAGGAGTACCACTTCAAGATGAAAATGGAAATCCTATTTTGGACCCCAAGGGTAATCAAGTGCTTGGAGCCGAAAATAGTATTAAACAAGTTGCTCATCGTCTTGGAGGATGCTGGACTCATTGGGGCAGAGAACATGATTATTTTGATTCGGAAGATGACGCAATAACATTTTATGATGAAATTGTATTTATGCTAATGTCTCAAATGGTAGCTCCAAATTCACCACAATGGTTCAACACAGGTTTGGCTTATTCATATGGAATAACTGGTTCATCTCAAGGTCATTATTATGTTGACCCAAAGTTAAGAAAGCTCAAAAGAAGCGATGATTCTTATACTCATCCGCAACCTCATGCTTGTTTTATTCAATCTGTTAGTGATGATTTGGTAAACGAAGGTGGCATATTTGATTTGGTAACTCGAGAAGCTAGAATTTTTAAATATGGTAGTGGTACTGGAACAAATTTTTCTTCTGTAAGAGGTACTAATGAGCCCTTAAGTGGTGGAGGTCAATCATCTGGATTAATGTCATTTTTAAAAGTAAATGACAGAGCTGCAGGTGCTGTTAAGTCTGGTGGTACAACCAGAAGAGCTGCTAAAATGGTAATCTTAAATATTGATCATCCAGATATTGAAGAATTTATTTCATGGAAAATGAATGAGGAGCAAAAAGTTGCTGCATTAGTTGCTGGTTCTAAAATTTGCAATAAGTTTTTAAATGAAATAATTGAAGTAGCTCTCAAAGAAGGTACTGATTATTCAAATCAAAATTCAAATCTAAATAAAATAATTCAACGATCTTTAAACAGAGGGATTCCTTTGAATTATATTGTTAGAGTTCTTAATTTAGTTGAGCAAGGAGAAACATCTATTGATTTTAAAGAATTTGATACTCATTATGAAGGTGAGGCTTATAATACTGTTTCTGGTCAAAACTCTAATAATTCTATTCGAGTAACAAATGATTTTATGCAAGCAGTTGAGGAAGATGGTTCTTGGCACTTAACAACAAGAACTGATGGTAAAGTGATAAAAACTTTGAAAGCTAAGTTATTATGGAATAAAATAAATTTTGCTGCTTGGTCTTGTGCTGATCCTGGACTTCAATACCATACCACAATTAATGAATGGCATACTTGCCCAGCTGATGGTGAAATTAATGCTAGTAATCCATGTTCAGAATATCTATTTTTAGATGATACTGCTTGTAATCTTGCTTCTATCAATTTAGCTCACTTTTACGATTGGGAAAACAGAGTTTTTAAAATTGAAAATTATAAACATTCAATAAGACTTTGGACTATTGTATTAGAAATTTCTGTACTGATGGCTCAATTTCCTTCAAAAGAAGTGGCTCAAAGAAGTTATGATTTTAGAACTCTCGGATTAGGTTATGCAAATTTAGGTACAGTTTTAATGACAGCTGGAATACCTTATGATTCTGAAGTTGGTCGTGCTTGGGCAGGAGCTATAACGGCAATTCTAACTGGAGAAAGCTATTCTACATCTGCAGAAATGGCAAAGGATCATGGCCCTTTCCCTAAGTATAAACATAATGCAGAAAATATGTTGAGAGTGATAAGAAACCATAGAAGAGCTTCTTATAATGTTAACTCGAATGAGTATGAAGGCTTAACTATTACACCTCAAGGTATAATTCAAGATTTATGCCCTCAAGATTTATTAGCAAGTGCTAGAGAATGTTGGGATCGTGCTTTAAGTTTAGGTCAAAAATATGGATTCAGAAACGCACAAGTAAGCGTGTTGGCACCTACTGGAACAATTGGATTGGTAATGGATTGTGACACAACTGGCGTTGAACCTGATTTTGCTATTGTTAAATTTAAAAAATTAGCTGGTGGGGGTTACTTCAAAATTGTAAACCAATCAGTTAATAAAGCACTGCAAATGCTTGGTTATACTGATGTTCAAATTAATTCAATTGAAAAATTCTGTAAAGGTCATGGTACTTTAGTTGGTTGCCCTCACATTAATAGACTCACATTAAGAGAAAGAGGATTTAAAGATGATAAGATTCAAATTATAGAATCACAATTAGATTCAGTTTTTGATTTAAAATTTGCTTTTAACAAATGGACTTTAAGCGAAGAATTTTTAGAAGGACTTGGATTTACCAAAGAACAATATGATGATTATTCTTTTAATTTACTTGAAGAGATTGGATTTACACATAATCAAATAGAAGAAGCTAATAATTATGTTTGTGGTATGATGACTATTGAAGGTGCTCCTGGATTACGAACTGAACATTTACCAATTTTTGATTGTGCAAGTAAATGTGGTAAATATGGAATGAGATTTATTAATTATATGGGTCATGTAAAAATGATGTCTGTTACTCAACCATTTATTACTGGAGCTATTTCCAAAACTATTAATATGCCCACAGAAGCCACAATAAAAGAAGTAGAAATAGTTTACTTACAATCTTGGAAACTTATGATTAAAGCTATTGCTTTATATCGTGATGGATCTAAATTATCTCAACCACTAAACTCTATTTCAGATACTGGATTGATTGATGAGGTAACTTTATTTGATTTGATTGGAAGTGAAGATAATTGGGATGAGAATGTTGGTGCTGCTCAAATTAATGAAAAAATTATAGAAAAAGTTTATCACCGTGCTGAACGTAGAAGATTACCAAAACGTAGACATGGCTTTGTTCGGGAAGCAACTGTTGGTGGTCATAAAGTATTTATTAGAACTGGTGAATATGAAGATGGAACGCTAGGTGAAATATTTATTGATATGTATAAAGAAGGGGCAAGTTTTAAAGGGTTGATGAATTGTTTTGCTGTTCTTGCTTCAAAAGCTTTACAGTTTGGTATGCCTTTAGAAAAAATGGTTGACTCATTTACATTTACTAGATTTGAACCTTCTGGTCCTGTCTTTGGTCATGAAGCAATTAAAAATGCTACATCAATAATTGACTACGTTTTTAGAGCAATTGGATATGAGTATTTAGGACGTGAAGATTTTGTTCATGTTAAAGCTGTTGATGAGAACACATCTACTTTAGATATAAATGGAATCACAAATGGAAATATTAATACCTCAGATTCAAAAATTCCAACAAAATTATCTCCAGGTCAAGAATTATATGCAAAACATTCTACAACCACTAAATCTGAAAAAATGAATGAGGTTTTAACGGTAGATAAAGTTCAAAAAAGAAAAAAGATTTTAGATAATGATAAAACTAAAATTGCTATAACACAAGGTTATACTGGTGAACAATGCAGTAATTGTTCTTCTATGAGAGTCAAACAAAATGGTGCTTGTCATGTTTGTGATGATTGTGGTACAACAAGTGGCTGCTCTTAA
- a CDS encoding RNA-binding protein, whose translation MDTTIFKEGDFCKVIEGTHKGKYGYVQDIRTSKTGHITISVLQKNGVKFKTLAKNIDVIKDE comes from the coding sequence ATGGATACAACAATTTTTAAAGAGGGTGATTTTTGCAAAGTAATTGAAGGAACACATAAAGGTAAATATGGCTATGTTCAGGACATAAGAACAAGTAAAACAGGACATATTACAATTTCTGTTTTGCAGAAAAATGGAGTTAAATTTAAAACACTTGCTAAAAACATAGATGTGATAAAGGACGAATAA
- a CDS encoding dihydrofolate reductase family protein, translating to MRKIISFMHISLDGFVAGPNGEIDWIKVNQEIFDYVGKRISEGDTSLYGRVTFQMMENYWPTAGDKSDATKHEIEHSKWYAYVHKVVLSNTMKDPSLTNLEVINNNLTDRINELKQQSGADILLFGSPKAMHSLMQLNLIDGFWLFVNPIILGEGIPLFQDIKNKISLKLLNTQQFTCGVTELNYIIER from the coding sequence ATGAGAAAAATAATTTCATTTATGCACATATCTTTGGATGGTTTTGTTGCAGGACCTAATGGAGAAATAGACTGGATTAAAGTTAATCAAGAAATTTTTGATTATGTCGGTAAGAGGATTAGTGAAGGCGATACTTCATTGTATGGAAGGGTAACATTTCAAATGATGGAAAATTATTGGCCTACTGCAGGTGACAAATCAGACGCAACTAAACACGAAATTGAACATTCAAAGTGGTATGCATATGTTCACAAAGTAGTTTTATCAAATACAATGAAAGATCCTAGTTTGACTAACCTTGAAGTTATTAATAACAACTTAACGGACAGAATAAATGAGTTGAAACAACAGTCTGGAGCAGACATCTTGCTATTTGGTAGTCCTAAAGCAATGCATTCACTTATGCAATTGAATTTAATTGATGGATTTTGGTTGTTTGTTAATCCAATCATTCTAGGTGAAGGGATTCCATTATTTCAGGATATAAAGAATAAAATAAGTTTAAAGCTATTGAATACTCAACAATTTACATGTGGAGTAACTGAACTTAACTACATTATTGAAAGATGA
- the moeB gene encoding molybdopterin-synthase adenylyltransferase MoeB, translating into MKKKLNTSELKRYSRHIILDGFGIESQLKLKSAKVLVVGAGGLGSPVLQYLCASGVGVIGVIDSDIVDETNIHRQIIHTEKFIGLKKIQSVKDSLNQINPHIEVNTYDENLTSLNAFNIINQYDIVIDGTDNFPSRYLINDVCVLLNKPNVHGSIYKHTGQVTIFSFNKKSPCYRCLFPLPPPVGSIPDCSTAGVLGVLPGVIGILMATEAIKIITGIGVSLSGRILLYDALKMEFREIKLNKDTNCLVCGANPTITELIDYQEFCSIDKPKENNQMFIETTVEELNDLRLNNQEHTLIDVREANEFQICNIEGALLIPMAELESRIHEVPENGRVIIHCHHGSRSARVCAFLNSNGYNNVENLKGGIDSWSTKIDSNVPRY; encoded by the coding sequence TTGAAAAAAAAATTAAATACTTCAGAGCTCAAAAGATATTCGAGACATATTATTTTAGATGGTTTTGGAATTGAAAGTCAACTTAAATTAAAATCTGCTAAAGTTTTAGTTGTTGGTGCTGGTGGGCTTGGTTCACCTGTTCTCCAGTACTTATGCGCTTCTGGAGTTGGAGTAATTGGAGTTATTGATTCTGATATTGTTGATGAGACGAATATTCACAGACAAATTATTCATACTGAAAAATTTATTGGATTAAAGAAAATTCAATCTGTTAAAGATTCTCTAAATCAGATAAATCCACATATTGAAGTAAATACCTATGATGAAAATTTAACTTCTTTAAATGCTTTTAATATTATAAATCAATATGATATTGTTATTGATGGTACAGATAATTTTCCCTCTCGATATTTGATAAATGATGTTTGTGTTTTGTTAAATAAACCGAATGTACATGGATCAATTTATAAACATACTGGGCAAGTTACAATATTTAGTTTTAATAAGAAAAGCCCATGTTATCGATGTTTGTTCCCATTACCACCACCTGTTGGTTCTATACCAGATTGTTCAACAGCTGGTGTATTAGGCGTGCTTCCAGGTGTTATTGGTATTTTAATGGCAACTGAAGCAATTAAAATTATTACGGGAATTGGAGTTTCTTTATCTGGTAGAATTCTTTTGTATGATGCTTTGAAAATGGAATTTAGAGAGATTAAATTAAATAAGGATACAAATTGTTTAGTTTGTGGAGCAAATCCAACAATAACAGAATTAATTGATTACCAAGAGTTTTGTTCAATAGATAAACCAAAAGAAAATAATCAAATGTTTATAGAAACCACAGTAGAAGAACTTAATGATTTAAGATTAAATAATCAAGAACATACTTTGATTGATGTTCGTGAGGCTAATGAATTTCAAATTTGTAATATAGAAGGTGCTTTGCTAATTCCTATGGCTGAACTTGAGAGCCGTATTCATGAAGTTCCCGAAAATGGAAGAGTTATAATTCATTGTCACCACGGCAGTAGATCTGCAAGAGTATGTGCTTTTTTGAATTCTAATGGTTACAATAATGTAGAAAATTTAAAAGGTGGTATTGATTCTTGGAGTACTAAAATTGATTCAAATGTTCCTAGGTATTAA
- the meaB gene encoding methylmalonyl Co-A mutase-associated GTPase MeaB — translation MNQDISNRINRVTSGERLALTRSISMVENELDGWEEFLSGIYSKTGNAYRIGITGPPGAGKSSLTQKLISEYLKLGKKVAVIAVDPTSPFTGGAILGDRVRMQNESMKPGVFVRSMATRGSLGGLNTKAQDVADILDAAGYDIILIETVGVGQSELDIAQAVDTTVVVLVPESGDSIQAMKSGLMEIADLFILNKADREGADQAVASLKTILTFRITHAIDEWIPDVVKTIANNGTGIDLMIEAINNHKFHNEKTFGNISRKLNREKTRVKDIINERLRHKFWTKDNYEKLDEEANKLINHQTSPLELAIKLIKG, via the coding sequence TTGAATCAAGATATAAGTAATCGAATCAACCGAGTTACTTCAGGTGAAAGGCTTGCATTAACTCGTTCTATTTCGATGGTTGAAAATGAGTTGGATGGTTGGGAGGAATTCTTATCTGGAATTTATTCCAAGACTGGTAATGCTTATAGAATAGGGATTACTGGTCCTCCTGGTGCTGGCAAATCTTCACTAACACAAAAATTAATTTCGGAATATTTGAAACTTGGGAAAAAAGTTGCAGTAATTGCTGTTGATCCAACTTCTCCATTTACAGGTGGAGCAATTTTAGGTGATAGAGTAAGAATGCAAAATGAATCTATGAAGCCTGGAGTTTTTGTTCGTTCAATGGCAACTAGAGGCTCTTTAGGGGGCTTAAATACTAAGGCTCAAGATGTGGCAGATATATTAGATGCAGCTGGTTATGATATTATTTTGATAGAGACTGTTGGTGTTGGTCAATCTGAATTAGATATAGCTCAAGCAGTTGACACAACTGTTGTTGTTCTTGTTCCAGAGTCTGGTGATTCAATACAAGCAATGAAATCTGGATTAATGGAAATTGCTGATTTATTTATACTTAATAAAGCTGATAGAGAAGGAGCTGATCAAGCAGTAGCATCATTGAAAACTATATTAACCTTTAGAATTACTCATGCCATTGATGAATGGATTCCAGATGTTGTTAAAACAATTGCTAACAATGGAACAGGTATTGATTTGATGATTGAAGCTATTAATAATCACAAATTTCATAATGAAAAAACATTTGGAAATATCTCAAGAAAATTAAATAGAGAAAAAACAAGAGTTAAAGATATAATTAATGAAAGACTAAGACATAAATTTTGGACAAAGGATAATTATGAAAAACTTGATGAAGAAGCAAATAAGCTTATCAATCATCAAACTTCCCCATTAGAACTAGCTATAAAACTAATTAAAGGTTAA
- a CDS encoding MATE family efflux transporter — MNNSKNNFIDGNIHSTLRRLATPLAFGFVINAIYTWTDMYFVSRLGDTATAALGFADQIDFVIFTLGNGFCLGTGVIVARRIGEGKKNQAEKVVTHAFSFMMIYSVIVASLLYFVVPFVFILIGLKGELLQKSTIYMQTLLLGFPGSMITFQSNASVRSTGNTIFPMLVLFFSALINACCDPILIFGLFGFPKFGMQGAALSTSIAKWFSAILCIYILFTGKLNLKIQKPTLKIDWGIIKNIVQIGIPSSLQTLTVSVSRVILISFSNFFGTESAAAFTIGQKIDALAFMPVFAFAIAIETMVGQNIGAKKFERVKQFIKSAIFQLSCIMLIVGIIYLLFAKNIAGIFTNNNYVINLVKNYLHITVLGYFFFIIGQSCSRSLSGAGHSLRSMFIVASMLFFIQIPISYFLSKHTSLNVEGVFWGITIGHFVYASISIFAIRGNSWMLKKV, encoded by the coding sequence ATGAATAACTCAAAGAATAATTTCATAGATGGAAATATACATTCAACTCTTCGTAGGTTAGCAACTCCACTCGCTTTTGGTTTTGTGATAAACGCAATTTATACCTGGACTGATATGTATTTTGTTTCTAGGTTAGGTGATACTGCAACTGCTGCCCTCGGTTTTGCTGATCAAATCGACTTTGTTATCTTCACTCTTGGTAATGGATTTTGTCTAGGCACTGGTGTTATTGTTGCAAGAAGAATTGGAGAAGGAAAAAAAAATCAAGCTGAAAAAGTTGTAACTCACGCATTTAGTTTTATGATGATTTACTCAGTTATTGTAGCATCATTACTATACTTTGTTGTACCATTTGTTTTTATTCTAATTGGTTTGAAAGGAGAGCTTTTACAGAAGTCTACAATTTATATGCAAACATTATTGCTAGGTTTTCCTGGAAGTATGATAACATTCCAATCAAATGCTTCAGTACGCTCAACAGGAAATACAATTTTCCCTATGTTAGTCCTATTTTTCTCTGCCTTAATTAATGCTTGTTGTGATCCAATTCTGATTTTTGGATTGTTTGGTTTTCCAAAATTTGGGATGCAAGGGGCTGCTTTATCAACTTCAATTGCAAAATGGTTTAGTGCAATTTTATGCATTTATATTTTGTTTACTGGAAAATTAAATTTGAAAATACAAAAACCAACCTTAAAAATTGACTGGGGAATTATAAAAAATATTGTTCAAATTGGAATTCCATCCTCCCTTCAAACCCTTACTGTAAGTGTTTCTAGAGTAATTCTAATTTCATTTTCAAATTTTTTTGGTACAGAATCTGCAGCTGCTTTTACTATCGGTCAAAAAATTGATGCACTTGCTTTCATGCCTGTATTTGCTTTTGCAATTGCAATTGAAACTATGGTTGGACAGAACATTGGTGCAAAAAAATTTGAAAGAGTTAAACAATTTATTAAATCTGCAATTTTTCAACTTAGTTGCATAATGTTGATTGTTGGAATAATTTATTTACTTTTTGCAAAGAATATAGCTGGTATTTTTACTAATAATAATTATGTTATTAATTTAGTCAAAAACTATTTGCATATAACTGTTTTAGGGTATTTCTTTTTTATTATTGGTCAATCATGCAGTAGAAGTTTATCTGGTGCTGGACATTCGTTAAGGTCAATGTTTATTGTTGCTAGCATGTTATTTTTCATTCAAATTCCAATTTCATATTTTTTATCGAAACATACTTCATTGAATGTTGAAGGAGTATTTTGGGGAATAACAATTGGACATTTTGTTTATGCATCTATTTCAATTTTCGCTATTCGTGGAAATAGTTGGATGTTAAAGAAAGTTTAA
- a CDS encoding aminotransferase class I/II-fold pyridoxal phosphate-dependent enzyme, with translation MADIFQKCYDFTRADDVKEAGYYPYFRAIEESEGPVVKIEGRDIIMAGSNNYLGLTADERVKEAAIKAIEKFGTSCSGSRYLTGTLRLHEELENDIAKFLGKEACLLFTTGYQTAQGVIPTLVSRGDYVISDKDNHACIVAGTLMAKGAFGDVARYKHGELDDLERKLKNIPIDSGKLIVTDGVFSTSGEIVDLPSFVQLAKKYNARIMVDDAHALGVIGKGGRGTASYFDLVDETDMTMGTFSKSLASIGGWVVGPERVINFIKHTSPALIFAASPTASSVAAAIESLRIIQAEPWRVDKLIENADYLREGFKRSGFNVIQSKTGVIPVIIGDDTLCFVFWRRLFDAGVFVNAFISPGVIQGMQMMRCSVMATHEKNHLDRILELFEDIGSDMGLLEKETPAISAEQTKSNVIAIDSSDITIIKVENKKQKNDFVRIVWNLYEQDNTWVPPIEMNVNRLIDTKKNPFYKHAKIQLFLAQKNGELVGRIAAIIDENHLKTHNDKTGFFGFFESINDQAVANTLINAATDWLKERGMNKIRGPVSPSMNDEVGLLVEGNEFPSAVLMPYNPIWYEILLTNCGFKAAKDLVSFKLSYPECMSERFTRVTDMLRTRGRFTIRGLNMKEYPREINRLKTIYNLAWQPNWGFVPMTDEEIQAQAYELKQIIDKDFVLFAEKDGEVAGFLLAVPDIHQSMKSGKKIPPGITNLPTAIMNIMTERKAIKQARIIIMGISPKYHGSGVDALLYREIMERTYKKGITDGEAGWVLDDNELMTRAAEMMNGKAYKRYRIFEQPIN, from the coding sequence TTGGCAGATATTTTTCAAAAATGTTATGATTTTACTCGCGCAGACGATGTGAAGGAAGCAGGTTATTACCCTTACTTCAGAGCAATCGAAGAGAGTGAAGGTCCAGTTGTTAAGATTGAAGGAAGAGATATAATTATGGCAGGGTCAAATAATTATCTTGGTCTAACTGCAGATGAAAGAGTTAAAGAAGCTGCAATTAAAGCTATTGAAAAATTTGGTACAAGTTGTTCGGGGTCTAGATATTTAACAGGAACTTTAAGGCTTCATGAAGAGTTAGAAAATGACATTGCAAAATTTTTAGGTAAAGAAGCTTGCTTGCTTTTTACAACTGGTTACCAAACTGCACAAGGAGTTATTCCAACTTTAGTAAGTAGAGGTGATTATGTAATTTCAGATAAAGATAACCATGCATGTATTGTTGCTGGAACATTAATGGCAAAAGGTGCCTTTGGTGATGTTGCAAGATACAAGCATGGTGAGCTAGATGACTTAGAACGTAAATTAAAGAATATTCCGATTGATTCAGGCAAACTTATTGTTACTGATGGCGTTTTTTCTACAAGTGGTGAAATTGTAGATTTACCATCCTTTGTTCAATTAGCAAAAAAGTATAATGCAAGAATTATGGTTGATGATGCCCATGCTCTTGGTGTTATTGGTAAAGGTGGAAGAGGAACAGCAAGCTATTTTGATTTAGTTGATGAAACTGATATGACTATGGGTACTTTCTCCAAATCACTTGCTTCAATTGGCGGTTGGGTTGTGGGTCCGGAAAGAGTAATTAATTTTATCAAACATACATCACCTGCTTTAATATTTGCTGCATCACCAACTGCTTCTTCAGTTGCAGCAGCAATTGAATCGTTAAGAATTATTCAAGCAGAGCCATGGAGGGTGGATAAATTAATTGAAAATGCAGATTATTTAAGAGAAGGTTTTAAAAGATCTGGCTTCAATGTTATTCAGTCAAAAACTGGTGTTATCCCTGTAATTATTGGTGATGATACTTTGTGTTTTGTATTTTGGAGAAGGCTTTTTGATGCAGGTGTTTTTGTAAACGCATTTATTTCTCCAGGTGTAATTCAAGGTATGCAAATGATGCGTTGTTCTGTTATGGCAACTCACGAAAAAAATCACCTTGATAGAATTCTTGAATTGTTTGAAGATATTGGGAGCGATATGGGTTTACTCGAAAAAGAGACTCCAGCTATTTCTGCTGAACAAACTAAATCTAATGTTATTGCAATTGATTCTTCAGATATTACAATTATAAAAGTAGAGAATAAAAAACAGAAAAATGATTTTGTTAGAATAGTTTGGAATCTATATGAACAAGATAATACTTGGGTTCCACCAATTGAGATGAATGTGAATAGGCTTATAGATACTAAAAAGAATCCATTTTATAAACATGCAAAAATTCAATTATTTTTAGCTCAAAAGAATGGTGAACTTGTTGGTAGAATAGCTGCTATAATTGATGAAAATCATTTGAAAACTCATAATGATAAAACAGGTTTCTTCGGATTCTTTGAAAGTATTAATGATCAAGCAGTTGCAAATACTTTAATAAATGCAGCAACTGATTGGCTCAAAGAACGAGGTATGAACAAAATTCGTGGTCCTGTGTCACCTTCAATGAATGATGAAGTTGGCTTGTTAGTAGAGGGTAATGAATTTCCTAGTGCTGTATTAATGCCATACAACCCAATTTGGTACGAAATATTATTAACGAATTGTGGTTTTAAGGCTGCCAAAGATTTGGTATCTTTTAAGTTATCTTATCCAGAATGCATGTCTGAACGCTTTACAAGGGTTACTGATATGTTAAGAACAAGAGGTAGGTTTACTATTAGAGGATTGAATATGAAAGAGTATCCTAGGGAAATTAACAGGCTAAAAACTATTTACAATTTGGCTTGGCAGCCTAACTGGGGATTTGTCCCGATGACTGATGAAGAAATTCAAGCTCAAGCATATGAATTAAAACAAATTATTGATAAAGATTTTGTTTTATTTGCTGAAAAAGATGGTGAAGTTGCAGGGTTTCTATTAGCTGTTCCTGATATCCATCAATCAATGAAATCTGGAAAAAAAATACCTCCAGGTATTACCAATTTACCAACTGCTATAATGAATATTATGACTGAAAGAAAAGCCATTAAACAAGCTAGAATTATAATCATGGGTATTTCTCCTAAGTACCATGGTTCTGGAGTTGATGCCCTATTGTACAGAGAAATAATGGAACGTACCTACAAAAAAGGAATTACAGATGGAGAAGCTGGCTGGGTTTTAGATGATAACGAACTTATGACTCGCGCCGCTGAAATGATGAACGGAAAAGCATACAAGCGTTATAGAATTTTTGAACAACCTATTAATTAA
- a CDS encoding septal ring lytic transglycosylase RlpA family protein, protein MTANGEIFTAKDMTCAHKSLPFGSIIKVTDTKTGNVIVVRVNDRGPYVGSRVIDLSEAAMEAIGGKGRGTITAKLEIISRPEVTQSKKYIEISPFVYNIFTTIDGSANKPIVSGYTIYYSSFNNFKDAYEFLKEIDTSENKYFITQIRTPKRIDYAVLSGLTNTDKQLRKDIVPIWNEFHDAKIMYFEEGMLHESIPFKTKSAY, encoded by the coding sequence ATGACTGCTAATGGTGAAATATTTACTGCTAAGGATATGACTTGTGCTCACAAATCATTACCTTTTGGGTCAATTATAAAAGTGACTGATACTAAAACTGGGAATGTTATTGTTGTTAGAGTTAATGATCGAGGACCTTATGTAGGGAGTAGAGTTATAGATTTATCTGAAGCTGCAATGGAGGCAATTGGAGGGAAAGGGAGGGGAACTATTACTGCTAAACTTGAAATAATATCCAGACCAGAAGTAACTCAATCAAAAAAATATATTGAAATTTCTCCTTTCGTTTATAATATTTTTACAACAATTGATGGTTCAGCAAACAAACCCATTGTAAGCGGTTATACAATTTATTATTCATCGTTTAATAATTTTAAAGATGCCTATGAATTTTTAAAAGAAATTGATACCTCTGAAAATAAATATTTTATTACTCAAATACGAACACCTAAACGTATTGATTATGCTGTACTTTCAGGGCTAACAAATACAGATAAGCAATTAAGAAAAGATATAGTTCCAATTTGGAATGAATTTCATGATGCTAAAATTATGTATTTTGAAGAAGGTATGTTGCATGAATCAATCCCTTTTAAAACAAAATCTGCATATTAA